From Cecembia calidifontis, one genomic window encodes:
- a CDS encoding superoxide dismutase, translating to MKKSTFDVSRRKFLGHSTKATLAVGIGSSVLGSAFLSACAGEKSGGETDAGKILLSTGFEQTPLAYAYDALEPHIDAMTMEIHYTKHAAAYAKNMAEAAAEEGVDVSRPLEEVLMNISKYSTKMRNNGGGHYNHELFWKTMSPNGGGQPGGDLAQAITGAFGSFEEFQKQFEDAAKGRFGSGWGWLVLDKNNLLKIGSTPNQDNPLMDISEFQGIPLLGIDVWEHAYYLHYQNRRPDYVSAFWNVVNWTEVEKRYDTLMKG from the coding sequence ATGAAAAAATCAACTTTTGATGTTTCCAGAAGAAAATTTCTTGGCCATAGCACCAAAGCTACCTTGGCTGTAGGAATTGGAAGCAGTGTACTCGGTTCTGCCTTTTTGAGTGCTTGCGCCGGAGAAAAATCCGGTGGAGAGACTGATGCAGGCAAGATCTTGTTGAGCACAGGTTTTGAACAAACGCCTTTGGCTTATGCCTATGACGCACTCGAACCGCACATCGATGCGATGACCATGGAAATCCACTATACCAAGCATGCTGCGGCCTATGCGAAAAATATGGCCGAAGCAGCAGCAGAAGAAGGAGTGGATGTGAGCAGACCTTTGGAGGAAGTTTTGATGAACATCTCCAAATACTCTACCAAAATGCGCAATAATGGTGGCGGCCATTATAATCATGAGTTGTTCTGGAAGACCATGAGCCCAAATGGTGGTGGTCAACCCGGTGGTGATCTCGCCCAAGCAATCACCGGTGCATTTGGCAGCTTTGAAGAATTTCAAAAACAGTTTGAAGATGCCGCCAAAGGAAGATTCGGATCAGGATGGGGCTGGTTGGTTTTGGACAAGAATAACTTGTTAAAAATCGGTTCCACACCCAATCAGGATAATCCGCTGATGGATATTTCCGAATTCCAGGGGATACCTCTTTTGGGAATTGACGTATGGGAGCATGCCTATTACCTCCACTATCAAAACAGAAGACCGGATTATGTCTCCGCGTTTTGGAACGTAGTCAACTGGACTGAAGTCGAAAAACGATATGACACCTTGATGAAAGGTTAA
- the dapF gene encoding diaminopimelate epimerase — MEIAFYKYQGTGNDFVMIDDRSEAFPAQNLKLVQRLCDRKFGIGADGLILIRNRKGYDFEMIYFNADGSQSMCGNGARCAVAFSKFLGIIENETHFLAIDGPHDARVVGDWIELGMSPVSSLSNAGEDFFVNTGSPHHVRFVEDVASYPVVKEGAEIRYSEPYAPKGTNVNFVTPIGPDEIHVRTYERGVEDETLSCGTGVTACALVFGYQNELHEVKIKTPGGKLKVRFSENADGSFQNILLIGPAEQVFRGNMKVEI; from the coding sequence ATGGAAATAGCCTTTTATAAATATCAAGGAACAGGCAATGATTTTGTCATGATAGATGACAGATCTGAGGCCTTTCCTGCCCAAAACCTGAAATTGGTCCAAAGATTATGTGACCGCAAATTTGGGATAGGCGCCGATGGGTTGATTTTGATCAGAAACAGGAAAGGTTATGATTTTGAAATGATTTATTTCAACGCAGATGGTTCCCAGAGCATGTGTGGGAATGGGGCCCGATGTGCTGTAGCCTTTTCGAAATTTTTGGGAATCATAGAGAATGAAACGCATTTTCTGGCCATTGATGGCCCGCATGATGCCAGAGTGGTTGGCGATTGGATAGAATTGGGCATGAGTCCTGTTTCCAGTCTTTCCAATGCGGGCGAGGATTTCTTTGTCAATACCGGTTCTCCCCATCATGTGCGTTTTGTAGAAGATGTGGCCAGTTATCCGGTGGTAAAAGAGGGAGCGGAGATACGCTATTCAGAACCTTATGCCCCCAAAGGTACCAATGTGAATTTTGTGACACCTATCGGCCCGGATGAAATCCATGTACGCACTTATGAGCGTGGTGTGGAGGACGAAACCTTGTCCTGTGGCACGGGAGTGACAGCCTGTGCTTTGGTATTTGGCTATCAGAATGAGTTGCATGAAGTTAAAATAAAAACCCCTGGAGGAAAGCTTAAAGTGAGGTTTTCAGAAAATGCAGATGGCAGTTTCCAAAATATCCTGTTGATCGGACCTGCAGAACAGGTTTTCAGAGGAAATATGAAAGTAGAGATTTAA